From a single Leishmania braziliensis MHOM/BR/75/M2904 complete genome, chromosome 28 genomic region:
- a CDS encoding putative 40S ribosomal protein S17: MGKIRTKTVKRASRQVVEKYYSKLNFDFYQNKRLVMDVTIARSKKLKNKIAGYATHIMKRLARGPVRGISLKLQEEERERRMDHAPATSDVDKVIQSGVSVDKKTMQMLQRLEIGVPRRVKRADATVTKLKVAPRRRPQKNAK, from the coding sequence ATGGGCAAAATCCGCACCAAGACCGTGAAGCGTGCCTCCCGCcaggtggtggagaagtACTACTCGAAGCTGAACTTCGACTTCTACCAGAACAAGCGCCTCGTCATGGACGTGACGATTGCTCGGTCTAAGAAGCTGAAGAACAAGATTGCCGGGTACGCGACCCACATCATGAAGCGCCTGGCCCGCGGCCCCGTGCGCGGCATCTCGCtgaagctgcaggaggaggagcgcgagcgcCGCATGGACCACGCGCCCGCGACGTCCGATGTGGACAAGGTGATCCAGTCAGGCGTGAGCGTGGACAAGAAGACGATGCagatgctgcagcgcctggagATCGGCGTGCCTCGCCGTGTGAAGCGTGCTGATGCCACCGTGACGAAGCTGAAGGTggcaccgcgccgccgcccgcaGAAGAACGCCAAGTAG
- a CDS encoding putative splicing factor 3B subunit 1, with product MTDCIPTPTFSTSGISGMGSSTPSNFGTPRMGSSGITAGGSTPLFASGSTPRMGGITPMFTGATPAAGASFGATPNYQYEGETPLQSHFASSVETQSISTAAIEAKAKMLEKEWRRKNKRLTSEYLDSILPREFFTVAAVPADYNPLPPEEPNFYEIAVRSMDVFAMQAGGALSGPAAAVTAGVDANGQPIRYDIPEDMGDGMPAMKVEDAAVFVELLKYHKAEKIPDEHLPSYLLMKNLFKIKNGDTMQRRAGTRYLLDKASIFGSHFIFQRLSYIWSSDILNIEEKHYFIDFIKSLLQQMGKAARQFTKEVIHLVEPLLTAHERILRDDGKQVLTLLTRVVGFQAVFAVIREDFGHAESIVRRHTARVMAVVGYAAGTEEVTAALRDMSYSPLALARQTVVRSMAELAKMVGHALIAALPEMVAMLERLLRDEKRVQRDAALAVAAIAEATAPDGIEELAPLVDVICEECMKGIGSMASPFIQAFGALVPLMSPYDAQARTAAMMPNLVNQFSTPEDEFRRVLISVVRKCVLAEGVTPHFIRQTIVEPFFEGFWRVRRLAAERQTSGSLVATTVEIAKKLGSVDVLVKLSPDMKDESEEYQRMVLTAIKKVVDATGMEVAPDTLVTFVLDGAIAAVRQDELGTSKLVMNVLATICNALGSRLRPYLKQVFDLIKRRRENREASMRAQTADLVSRIAHTVMLADGAVFLQDLGLSLYERLEDPDARALSANLRAVRSILAELGSRRFKPSVRELLKRLTFVIKSRNSQVQNGAISLIEDIATNYDTDVDAIHLHQLATRGLFELLDSPQRATRHACARTFGVIAKKIRPFAIILELVDNFRQDKRQIRICTAVALSAIAKECGPFTIIPYLLNEYRISEGKQVAVIVQHSVLKAIRYIFEAIGSIGKEYVYPMIPLLERALTETNIQMRRMAVEASRAILLAVAGNDGFEDIALHLLNFIHPNIVELLAKNEVKIGEERLKMVTAVVSYYEAARVVIEPGKLLQYLLQGLFHPARKVRDIYRRTYNLIYVGSPESFVPYYPRVESDASHTYVRHELEVLL from the coding sequence ATGACGGACTGTATTCCAACACCGACAttcagcaccagcggcatTAGTGgcatgggcagcagcacgccttCCAACTTCGGCACCCCACGCAtgggcagcagtggcatTACAGCCGGAGGCAGCACACCCCTcttcgccagcggcagcaccccACGTATGGGTGGGATTACCCCCATGTTCACCGGAGCAACCCCGGCGGCTGGGGCATCGTTTGGCGCCACCCCAAACTACCAATACGAAGGCGAGACACCACTGCAATCCCACTTCGCCTCTTCCGTCGAGACGCAGTCTATCTCGACGGCGGCCATCGAGGCCAAAGCGAAgatgctggagaaggagtggCGCCGCAAGAACAAGCGGCTCACAAGCGAGTACCTGGACAGCATCTTGCCTAGGGAGTTCTTcaccgtggcggcggtgccagcCGACTACAATCCGTTGCCGCCGGAGGAGCCGAACTTTTACGAAATTGCCGTGCGCTCGATGGACGTGTTCGCGATGCAGGCCGGCGGTGCCTTGAGCGgcccagcggcggcggtgacggccGGCGTGGACGCGAACGGGCAGCCCATCCGGTACGACATCCCGGAGGACATGGGTGACGGCATGCCCGCCATGAAGGTCGAGGACGCTGCCGTGTTCGTCGAGCTGCTCAAGTACCACAAAGCGGAGAAGATCCCTGATGAGCATTTGCCTTCCTACCTCCTTATGAAGAACCTCTTCAAGATCAAGAACGGTGACACaatgcagcgccgcgccggAACGCGTTATCTCCTCGACAAGGCTTCGATCTTCGGCAGCCACTTTATCTTCCAGCGTCTGAGCTATATCTGGAGCTCTGATATCCTCAACATTGAGGAGAAGCACTATTTCATCGACTTCATCAAGTCACTGCTTCAACAGATGGGCAAGGCGGCGCGGCAGTTCACCAAGGAGGTGATCCACCTGGTGGAGCCGCTGCTCACGGCGCACGAGCGCATTCTGCGGGACGACGGTAAACAGGTGCTGACTTTGCTGACGCGGGTTGTGGGGTTTCAAGCAGTGTTCGCGGTAATTCGTGAGGACTTTGGTCATGCCGAGAGCATCGTGCGTCGCCACACGGCTCGTGTCATGGCGGTGGTTGGGTACGCGGCCGGCACTGAGGAggtgacggcagcgctgcgcgacatGTCCTACTCTCCGCTGGCCCTTGCTCGTCAGACGGTCGTGCGCTCGatggcggagctggcgaagaTGGTGGGCCACGCGTTGATTGCAGCGCTTCCGGAGATGGTGGCAATGCTGGAGCGTCTGCTGCGCGATGAGAAGCGCGTGCAGCGTGACGCAGCCttagcggtggcggcgattgcagaggcgacggcgccagaCGGCATTGAGGagctggcgccgctggtggaCGTCATCTGCGAGGAGTGCATGAAGGGCATCGGCAGCATGGCGTCGCCTTTCATTCAAGCCTTCGGTGCCTTGGTCCCACTCATGTCACCCTACGACGCGCAGGCCcgcacggcggcgatgatgcCGAACCTTGTGAACCAGTTCAGCACCCCCGAGGACGAATTCCGCCGCGTTCTCATATCCGTCGTGCGCAAGTGCGTGTTGGCAGAGGGCGTGACGCCGCATTTTATTCGGCAGACAATCGTCGAGCCCTTCTTTGAGGGCTTCTGGCGTGTGCGTCGCCTCGCCGCAGAGCGCCAGACATCAGGGAGTCTTGTGGCGACGACGGTGGAGATTGCGAAGAAGCTGGGCAGCGTGGATGTGCTCGTGAAGTTGTCGCCAGATATGAAGGATGAGAGTGAGGAATACCAGCGCATGGTGCTGACGGCCATCAAGAAGGTTGTGGACGCCACCGGGATGGAGGTGGCCCCCGACACACTTGTCACCTTCGTCCTCgacggcgccatcgccgccgtgcgCCAGGATGAGCTCGGCACGAGTAAGTTGGTGATGAACGTGCTTGCGACTATCTGCAACGCACTTGGGTCGCGGCTGCGACCGTACCTGAAACAGGTGTTCGACCTCATcaagcggcgccgcgagaaTCGCGAGGCCTCGATGCGAGCACAGACGGCTGACCTCGTCTCGCGCATCGCCCATACCGTCATGCTGGCGGACGGCGCCGTATTCCTCCAGGACCTGGGGCTGAGCCTCTACGAGCGACTCGAGGACCCGGACGCGCGGGCGCTGAGTGCGAACTTGCGCGCGGTGCGCTCCATCCTAGCTGAGCTGGGTTCCCGCCGCTTCAAGCCTTCAGTGCGCGAGCTGTTGAAGCGGCTCACCTTCGTCATCAAGAGCCGCAACAGTCAGGTGCAGAACGGCGCCATTTCCCTGATCGAGGACATTGCCACTAACTACGACACCGATGTCGATGCGATCCACCTGCATCAGCTGGCGACCCGTGGGCTCTTCGAACTGCTCGACTCCCCGCAGCGGGCGACACgacacgcgtgcgcgcgcacctTTGGTGTGATCGCCAAGAAGATTCGCCCCTTTGCCATCATCCTGGAGCTGGTGGACAACTTCCGACAGGACAAGCGTCAGATTCGCAtttgcactgccgtggcccTGAGCGCCATTGCGAAGGAGTGCGGCCCCTTCACCATCATCCCCTACCTACTGAACGAGTACAGGATCAGCGAGGGGAAGCAGGTGGCGGTCATTGTACAGCACTCGGTCCTCAAGGCGATCCGCTACATTTTCGAGGCTATTGGCTCGATCGGTAAGGAGTACGTGTACCCGATGAtcccgctgctggagcgaGCCTTGACGGAGACGAATATACAGATGCGACGCATGGCTGTGGAGGCAAGCCGCGCGATTCTGCTCGCTGTGGCCGGCAACGATGGCTTCGAAGACATCGCGCTGCACTTACTGAACTTCATCCACCCGAACATCGTGGAGTTATTGGCAAAGAATGAGGTCAAGATTGGCGAGGAGCGCCTAAAGATGGTGACGGCGGTCGTGAGCTACTACGAGGCGGCGCGGGTGGTGATCGAGCCGGggaagctgctgcagtacCTTCTGCAGGGCCTGTTCCATCCAGCGCGCAAGGTACGCGACATCTACCGCCGCACATACAACCTGATCTACGTCGGCAGCCCAGAGAGCTTCGTCCCGTACTACCCACGCGTGGAGAGCGACGCCTCGCATACGTACGTGCGCCATGAGCTGGAGGTGCTCCTCTAG
- a CDS encoding putative leucine-rich repeat protein, whose product MFNSAHAVLDFSFAPGRDRDLSDLPFEARMLQDLAAEEVRELNVTHAQVLSLTSAPGALINDVLQHVTVLRAAHNSISSLHGIEAFCALEVLDLRHNRLRVVDAHAASLLRTLKQLRSVDFSYNNMSLFDLDGSVGAPSSRATGLGAGAAPSSSRSGSGNGSGRLSLSLVDPSDSLLSLTTMNLSHNAFIDLPSLRSTPCLQVLNMSHNRLDALVDFDMRLPLLSLHSLALHSNQLRTATSLVPLCALAATLKHVQVFRNPFTLMQSRSKAAVGTITSSGPAHQSGGALDESMWWRPFLLWLCPLLVTVDQVEFTAGERRVAGVMLFRENGLLSRSRLEYMNPQRKDDLEAYLRRKSESIMPPHDAMTIIDNIERQEKLQECSRGVRESDTGEVGQMVLPISRMNPPRIREAAPPHRLTNGILTTSPSTYHDPLAPDVVEPSTAETTWVAQSSPGAGDATNRSLSGGRVVMFTGETPLCMSPHPNAVLAPNHSHQRAPPASMTSFVRAVQRKLRSLEEVVAVLWRADLSRRIAAAIVIQRYMRGALARMHLSEEEAECCRFIRYQLQQTTVAQAAHGVSRRAAHVGARDAGGASSDSVATRSANQRHSLLEPAEDTCSNMQEILISMRSLQEVMSNMWVDLEEYRAMADREQRRAAVFIQRHYRGYRARCEYGRVLKHRRSSPPPASSCTTACQCASETASLQQVVSELRSEVRELRELLQQKTHQQRLATCGDPEKAIDEIVRKYEQRSSAAQQAEPTDPPNLHDDTQPSSAMPSFTEPAVDVGASQEKAATVIAQDQGLLMKGNSYEEGAVRVSKNMPHFTEQTSSLDSMSQKREYAPGQPTLITKPRPRLESMENSRQARNECVKLD is encoded by the coding sequence ATGTTCAACTCGGCCCATGCGGTGCTGGATTTCTCTTTTGCCCCTGGCAGAGATCGAGATCTGTCCGATCTGCCGTTCGAGGCAAGAATGTTGCAGGATctggcggcagaggaggtgcgcgagCTGAACGTGACGCATGCGCAGGTACTCAGCCTCACCTCTGCCCCCGGTGCCCTCATCAACGATGTGCTGCAACACGTCACGGTGCTACGCGCAGCGCACAACAGCATTAGCAGCCTTCACGGGATCGAGGCGTTTTGTGCGCTGGAGGTACTTGACCTCCGCCACAACCGCCTTCGGGTTGTGGATGCACATGCGGCATCGCTACTCAGGacgctgaagcagctgcgcagtgtAGACTTCTCTTATAACAACATGAGCCTGTTTGATCTGGACGGCTCTGTCGGTGCGCCGTCCTCCAGGGCCACCGGACTAGGCGCAGgtgcggcgccgtcgtcttcAAGGAGCGGCTCTGGGAATGGCAGTggccgcctctccctctcccttgtcGACCCATCCGACAGTTTGCTCTCTTTGACTACCATGAACTTATCTCACAACGCGTTCATTGACCTCCCAAGCCTGCGCAGTACGCCGTGCCTGCAGGTGCTGAACATGAGCCACAATAGGCTAGATGCCCTCGTCGACTTCGACATGCGtctgccgcttctctcgctgcactcgctggcgctgcacTCGAATCAGCTGCGAACTGCCACATCGCTGGTGCCCTTGTGTGCCCTGGCGGCCACGCTCAAACACGTGCAGGTCTTTCGCAATCCTTTCACGCTTATGCAAAGTAGATCCAAGGCCGCTGTTGGCACCATCACCAGCAGCGGACCCGCCCATCAGTCGGGAGGTGCGCTGGATGAGTCGATGTGGTGGCGCCCCTTCTTGCTGTGGCTCTGCCCGCTGCTTGTCACTGTTGACCAGGTGGAATTTACGGCGGGCGAGCGGCGAGTGGCGGGCGTCATGCTGTTCCGCGAGAACGGCTTACTCTCCAGGTCACGCTTGGAGTATATGAACCCGCAGCGGAAGGACGACCTGGAGGCGTACCTGCGGCGCAAGAGCGAGTCCATCATGCCTCCGCACGACGCAATGACGATCATAGACAACATTGAGCGGCAGGAGAAGTTGCAGGAGTGCTCGCGTGGCGTGCGGGAGAGCGACACTGGCGAGGTAGGACAGATGGTGCTGCCCATCTCTCGCATGAACCCCCCTCGGATTCGTgaggcggcgccaccgcaccgcctcacTAACGGCATCCTGACCACATCACCGAGCACGTACCATGATCCCTTGGCGCCGGACGTAGTCGAGCCATCCACGGCAGAGACGACGTGGGTGGCGCAGTCTTCGCCCGGAGCAGGTGATGCGACGAACCGATCCTTGTCTGGCGGTCGTGTTGTGATGTTTACTGGGGAGACACCGCTTTGCATGAGTCCCCACCCCAACGCCGTGCTGGCCCCAAACCACAGCCACCAACGTGCACCGCCCGCCTCCATGACGAGCTTCGTGCGCGCAGTGCAAAGGAAACTGCGGTCATTGGAGGAGGtagtggcggtgctgtggcgcgctGACCTGTCGCGGCGCATTGCGGCCGCCATTGTTATTCAGCGCTACATGCGAGGTGCGTTGGCGCGCATGCACCTgtccgaggaggaggcagagtgCTGTCGCTTCATTCGATACCAGCTTCAACAGACGACTGTTGCGCAGGCAGCGCATGGGGTCagcagaagagcagcacATGTGGGCGCCCGTGACGctggcggcgccagcagtgATAGCGTGGCGACGAGGAGCGCGAACCAGCGTCACTCGTTGTTGGAGCCGGCCGAAGACACCTGCTCAAACATGCAGGAGATTCTCATCTCCATGCGTAGCCTACAGGAGGTGATGAGTAATATGTGGGTCGATCTCGAGGAGTATCGCGCGATGGCGGAccgtgagcagcggcgcgctgctgttttTATTCAGCGACACTACCGCGGCTATCGCGCACGCTGTGAGTACGGGAGAGTTTTGAAGCATCGCCGTTcatcgccaccacctgcgtCGTCGTGCACCACTGCATGTCAGTGCGCTTCAGAAACCGCTTCTCTGCAGCAGGTGGTGAGTGAGCTGCGTAGCGAGGTGCGGGAGCTACGTGAGCTTCTCCAGCAGAAAACGCACCAACAACGACTGGCCACTTGCGGCGACCCGGAGAAGGCCATAGACGAAATTGTTCGCAAATACGAGCAGCGAAGCAGTGCGGCTCAACAAGCTGAGCCGACGGACCCCCCGAACCTGCACGATGACACCCAACCTTCCAGTGCCATGCCAAGCTTCACCGAGCCAGCAGTTGACGTCGGCGCGTCAcaggagaaggcggcgacTGTCATTGCCCAGGATCAAGGCCTGCTGATGAAGGGCAACAGCTACGAGGAGGGCGCCGTGAGGGTGTCGAAGAACATGCCACACTTCACCGAGCAGACTTCTTCGCTCGACAGCATGTCTCAGAAACGAGAATATGCGCCGGGCCAGCCGACGCTTATCACAAAGCCACGGCCAAGGCTGGAGAGCATGGAGAACTCTAGGCAAGCTCGAAATGAGTGCGTGAAGCTGGATTGA